In Micropterus dolomieu isolate WLL.071019.BEF.003 ecotype Adirondacks unplaced genomic scaffold, ASM2129224v1 contig_12847, whole genome shotgun sequence, the following proteins share a genomic window:
- the LOC123966176 gene encoding LOW QUALITY PROTEIN: olfactory receptor 11A1-like (The sequence of the model RefSeq protein was modified relative to this genomic sequence to represent the inferred CDS: substituted 1 base at 1 genomic stop codon) yields MITSTRGSFFILGAYFDPGAFKYLYFMIVVSLYIFILSLNLLLIVVICMNRSLHEPMYLFLCSLFVNELYGSTGLFPFLLLQILSDIHTVSAPFCYLQIFCMYSYGSVEFTNLAVISYDRYLAICCPLQYNAHMKSNKVVMLIAVIWLPLLFAVLVTTCLTASLQLCGNIVNQVYCNNYYIIQLACYDTSVNNVYELIAASLTVFAPLSVIFXTYMRILKVCFSGSKQTRQKAVSTCTPHLASLLNFALGSCFEILQSRFNMNSVPNMMRIFLSLYFPTCQPLFNALIYGLNMSKIRIICKSLLLSSVRVFQLH; encoded by the coding sequence ATGATTACTTCTACTCGGGGTTCATTTTTCATACTTGGTGCCTACTTTGACCCTGGAGCTTTTAAGTACTTATATTTTATGATTGTCGtgtctttatatatttttattctcaGTTTAAATCTTCTGCTCATTGTGGTTATCTGTATGAACAGAAGCTTACATGAACCTATGTACCTTTTTCTGTGCAGCCTGTTTGTAAATGAGCTGTATGGTAGTACAGGGTTGTTTCCATTCCTTCTGCTTCAGATTCTCtctgacattcacactgtttctGCTCCCTTTTGTTACCTGCAGATTTTCTGTATGTACTCTTATGGAAGTGTAGAATTTACCAACTTAGCTGTCATTTCTTATGACAGATACCTTGCTATCTGCTGTCCTCTACAATATAATGCACATATGAAATCTAATAAGGTTGTCATGCTTATTGCTGTTATATGGTTACCTCTTTTATTTGCTGTCCTTGTCACAACATGCTTAACTGCTTCTTTACAGCTGTGTGGGAACATTGTTAATCAGGTCTACTGTAACAACTATTACATCATACAGCTGGCTTGCTATGACACCAGTGTGAATAATGTCTATGAACTCATTGCTGCTTCTCTCACAGTCTTTGCTCCCCTGTCTGTAATCTTTTAAACTTACATGAGGATtcttaaagtttgtttttctggttctAAACAGACCAGACAAAAAGCTGTCAGTACCTGCACTCCTCACCTTGCTTCTCTACTTAACTTTGCTTTAGGGTCTTGCTTTGAAATATTACAGAGCAGGTTTAACATGAACAGTGTGCCGAATATGATGCgaatatttttatcattgtatTTTCCTACATGCCAACCGCTCTTCAACGCTTTAATATACGGCCTCAACATGTCCAAAATACGGATCATATGTAAAAGTCTGCTTTTAAGTTCTGTTAGAGTTTTTCAGCTGCACTAA